Proteins from a single region of Vanessa cardui chromosome 13, ilVanCard2.1, whole genome shotgun sequence:
- the LOC124534831 gene encoding DENN domain-containing protein Crag isoform X1 has translation MSWSKEPLNIPIERYITHLLEEVPFPEPRILLQLSPTNPHDRVIVTCREDQPLVRSGAGFRQLLLNLGPDNCLLLLALAITEQKILIHSLRPDTLTAVSEAVSSLLFPFKWQCPYIPLCPLGLAEVLHAPLPYLIGVDSRFFDLYEPPPDVTCVDLDTNNITICESQRHISLKILPKRQARTLRQTLEQLFSSIRPASPVHSSNDSKYNGEPTTSLDRDFQKRKKEQALELKIQEAFLRFMAVTLQGYRSYLIPITKAPTVGTTDPHALFHMDAFLRSRDKTYQRFYALIMRTQMFTRFIEERSFVCDVDQGLTFFDECTERVGADEPLLGHDAANASERTVFVLPPDPPDPEGQYTYEKLVLDERLATRGREGRSLRAAPPAALASAESLADASPMARRTKNEIVAAQRLARKASLSPEAWAKCLLGACYSLYFLALPCRLILCRGKEHATLRSAYELLERATKLRVPCDEVCYRVMMQLCGIHSLPVLAVQLLFLMKRAGLQPNALTYGYYNRCVLEAEWPQDMPSGSQLLWNKLRVAVLGAALFRQAGAQRAARAALSGSGTLPRVRTVGGEGADLSALALAEPTRSRSSLDSASEAGGAGASAFEALVRRGNIVRAATAHPRHHQLSAHAGILISGLPSDPDLTRTTRPRSNSLGNEETQQSLSISEKRQTIHVSPDSPSDLRILTRSESFAGDAQIVQNLQRLSFSSGTSNPKSRCSRTLSFPEEPEKEAAATDPLEPTKSSPLKLSPRTPVLADDPLGALSACAAPPPRAPPRAPEPAPPPRHDLSVSPKLFHRRSGSFQEETSPLTGKLHRSETAPATVSSGLASIGNTLKISFGRFSPARLSLRKENMNIGKAMIENYLSPTSIAGKKSNELLQSGLSSLKSAATSMAKKFDEMKEVISANSTPVKGAIGNATSALTSFMTEDDSADGSSELNPDEFTLGSGFRRASSDAELACSMERGSLATLLAHLPDNLYPSADNSKLDNPSIEVHITSCSQCHQCLAYLYDEDIMAGWAADDSNLNTRCTACGRHTVPLLSIQVIRIGQTQAETLSVPYLNPLVLRKEFESILGREGDSCLAEPEFVESHPIVYWNLVWFLERANIENHLPDLLSPDYSAKYQSSDPLPDVDKPTGVAVVCAWEGEGEAPALHRAWRGRLQPRSRTLRALLLTDHDCTKHYSVVLAVLDGLLSNDLSDAIRKLASWRESTCGNKRYYSYYRDILFLAMAALGEQNIDFVALQNEYTRALDQLGTEARPQDLPPSPTAICCRHYFKRLRLTVHE, from the exons ATGTCATGGAGTAAAGAACCCTTAAATATACCGATCGAACGTTACATAACACATTTGTTAGAGGAAGTGCCCTTCCCCGAACCGAGAATATTATTGcag CTGTCACCGACGAACCCCCACGATCGTGTCATCGTGACCTGCCGTGAGGATCAACCCCTGGTCCGCAGCGGGGCCGGCTTCAGACAGCTACTACTGAACCTGGGACCAGACAACTGCCTCCTGCTACTTGCACTGGCCATCACTGAACAGAAGATACTCATACATTCATTGAG GCCAGACACGTTGACTGCTGTATCCGAAGCAGTGTCAAGTCTCCTGTTCCCATTTAAGTGGCAGTGTCCATACATACCTCTTTGCCCTCTAG gcTTAGCAGAAGTCCTCCATGCGCCGTTGCCGTATCTCATAGGCGTGGATTCGAGGTTCTTTGACCTCTACGAGCCCCCACCGGATGTCACGTGCGTCGATCTCGACACTAATAATATTACT atatgTGAATCCCAACgacatatatcattaaaaattctaCCGAAACGACAAGCGAGAACGCTCCGCCAGACGCTTGAACAGCTATTCTCCAGCATACGACCCG cctCACCTGTCCATTCATCGAACGATAGTAAATATAACGGAGAACCCACAACGAGTTTAGATCGAGATTTtcagaaaagaaagaaagag CAAGCTTTAGAATTGAAGATCCAGGAAGCGTTTCTACGGTTCATGGCGGTGACTCTTCAGGGTTACCGCAGCTACCTCATACCGATCACAAAAGCACCCACCGTTGGTACCACCGATCCGCACGCCTTATTCCACATGGACGCATTCTTGAGATCTAGAGACAAG ACGTACCAGCGGTTCTACGCGCTGATAATGCGCACGCAGATGTTCACGCGCTTCATCGAGGAGCGTTCGTTCGTGTGCGACGTGGACCAGGGTTTAACGTTCTTCGACGAGTGCACGGAGCGCGTGGGCGCAGACGAGCCGCTTCTCGGCCACGACGCAGCCAACGCCTCCGAGCGCACCGTGTTCGTGCTGCCGCCCGACCCGCCCGACCCCG AGGGGCAGTACACGTACGAGAAGCTGGTGCTGGACGAGCGGCTGGCCACGCGCGGGCGCGAGGGCCGATCGctgcgcgccgcgccgcccgccgcgctcgCCTCCGCCGAGTCGCTGGCCGACGCCTCGCCCATGGCGCGCCGCACCAAGAACGAGATCGTCGCTGCGCAGCG TTTGGCCCGCAAAGCAAGTCTCTCGCCCGAAGCGTGGGCGAAATGTCTATTGGGCGCGTGTTATTCGCTTTATTTCCTGGCGCTGCCGTGTCGCCTCATACTGTGTCGGGGAAAGGAACACGCAACGCTCCGCAGCGCTTACGAGCTGCTGGAACGTGCAACTAAACTGAGAGTGCCGTGCGATGAG GTATGCTACAGAGTAATGATGCAGCTATGCGGTATTCACTCCTTGCCAGTACTCGCCGTACAGTTGCTGTTTCTGATGAAGAGAGCTGGACTACAGCCCAACGCCCTCACATACGGTTACTACAACCGGTGCGTGCTCGAAGCTGAGTGGCCGCAAGATATGCCAAG CGGCTCGCAGCTGCTGTGGAACAAGCTGCGCGTGGCGGTGCTGGGCGCCGCGCTGTTCCGCCAGGCTGGGGCGCAGCgggccgcgcgcgccgcgctcAGCG GCTCCGGTACTTTGCCACGAGTGCGTACTGTGGGCGGTGAGGGCGCGGACTTATCGGCACTGGCGTTAGCCGAACCCACTCGTAGCAGGTCTAGTCTCGATTCTG CGAGcgaggcgggcggcgcgggggcgAGCGCGTTCGAGGCGCTCGTGCGGCGCGGGAACATCGTGCGCGCCGCCACCGCGCACCCGCGACACCACCAACTGTCCGCGCACGCCGGCATCCTCATCTCCG GGCTGCCGTCCGATCCCGATCTCACGAGAACCACGCGGCCCAGAAGTAATTCGCTGGGTAACGAGGAAACTCAGCAGTCGCTATCCATCAGCGAGAAGAGACAG ACGATCCATGTGAGTCCAGATAGTCCGTCTGATCTACGTATCCTCACACGATCCGAGAGTTTCGCAGGAGATGCGCAAATAGTTCAGAACTTACAGAGGCTATCGTTCTCTAGTG GCACGTCAAATCCTAAGTCCCGGTGTTCAAGAACGCTGAGCTTTCCCGAGGAACCGGAGAAAGAGGCGGCCGCTACTGATCCCTTGGAGCCGACAAAATCATCACCCCTTAA GCTGTCGCCGCGCACGCCGGTGCTGGCGGACGACCCGCTGGGCGCGCTGAGCGCGTGCGCGGCGCCGCCCCCCCGCGCGCCCCCCCGCGCGCCCGAGCCCGCGCCGCCCCCGCGCCACGACCTCAGCGTCAGCCCCAAGCTGTTCCACCGACGCAGCGGCTCCTTCCAGGAGGAGACCTCGCCGCTCACTGG GAAACTGCACAGGAGCGAGACGGCGCCCGCCACCGTGTCGTCCGGCCTCGCCAGTATCGGTAACACGCTCAAGATCAGCTTCGG ACGCTTTTCGCCTGCAAGGCTGTCGTTGCGCAAGGAAAACATGAATATCGGCAAAGCAATGATCGAGAACTACCTCAG CCCAACAAGTATAGCGGGTAAGAAGTCAAACGAGCTACTTCAAAGCGGTCTCAGTAGTCTCAAGTCCGCGGCGACCAGTATGGCGAAGAAGTTTGACGAAATGAAAGAGGTCATATCAGCGAACTCGACTCCGGTTAAAGGCGCCATCGGCAACGCTACGAGCGCCCTGACCAGCTTCATGACGGAGGATGATTCAGCGGACGGGTCGTCGGAATTGAATCCAGATG AGTTCACCCTGGGGTCCGGGTTCCGGCGCGCGTCGAGCGACGCGGAGCTGGCGTGCAGCATGGAGCGCGGCTCGCTGGCCACGCTGCTGGCGCACCTGCCAGACAATCTCTACCCGTCCGCC GACAATTCGAAGCTGGACAACCCATCGATAGAAGTCCACATAACGTCGTGCTCGCAGTGTCACCAGTGCCTGGCGTACCTCTACGATGAAGACATAATGGCTGGCTGGGCGGCCGACGACTCCAACCTCAACACGCGCTGTACTGCCTGCGGCCGACACACCGTACCCCTTCTATCAATACAA gtGATTCGAATAGGACAAACGCAAGCAGAAACATTGAGCGTGCCTTATTTAAATCCATTGGTTCTGAGGAAAGAGTTCGAATCTATTTTAG gTAGGGAAGGCGATTCCTGTTTGGCTGAACCGGAATTCGTAGAATCGCATCCTATAGTGTATTGGAATTTGGTTTGGTTCTTGGAACGTGCGAATATTGAGAATCACCTCCCGGATTTGTTAAGTCCCGATTACTCTGCGAAGTATCAGAGTTCCGATCCCTTGCCGGATGTAGACAAACCTACTG GCGTGGCGGTGGTGTGCGCGTGGGAGGGCGAGGGCGAAGCGCCGGCGCTGCACCGCGCGTGGCGCGGCCGCCTGCAGCCGCGCTCGCGCACGCTGCGCGCGCTACTACTCACCGACCACGACTGCACCAAGCACTACTC aGTCGTTCTGGCCGTGTTGGACGGTCTCCTGAGTAATGATCTCTCCGACGCGATAAGGAAATTGGCCTCATGGCGAGAATCCACTTGCGGAAATAAACGCTACTATTCGTACTACAG ggaTATCCTCTTCCTGGCAATGGCGGCTTTGGGCGAACAGAACATTGACTTCGTGGCTTTGCAGAACGAGTACACTCGCGCCCTCGACCAACTCGGCACAGAGGCCAGGCCCCAGGACCTACCGCCTTCGCCGACGGCCATATGCTGCAGACATTACTTCAAGAGATTGCGTTTGACTGTAcacgaataa
- the LOC124534831 gene encoding DENN domain-containing protein Crag isoform X2 codes for MSWSKEPLNIPIERYITHLLEEVPFPEPRILLQLSPTNPHDRVIVTCREDQPLVRSGAGFRQLLLNLGPDNCLLLLALAITEQKILIHSLRPDTLTAVSEAVSSLLFPFKWQCPYIPLCPLGLAEVLHAPLPYLIGVDSRFFDLYEPPPDVTCVDLDTNNITICESQRHISLKILPKRQARTLRQTLEQLFSSIRPASPVHSSNDSKYNGEPTTSLDRDFQKRKKEQALELKIQEAFLRFMAVTLQGYRSYLIPITKAPTVGTTDPHALFHMDAFLRSRDKTYQRFYALIMRTQMFTRFIEERSFVCDVDQGLTFFDECTERVGADEPLLGHDAANASERTVFVLPPDPPDPEGQYTYEKLVLDERLATRGREGRSLRAAPPAALASAESLADASPMARRTKNEIVAAQRLARKASLSPEAWAKCLLGACYSLYFLALPCRLILCRGKEHATLRSAYELLERATKLRVPCDEVCYRVMMQLCGIHSLPVLAVQLLFLMKRAGLQPNALTYGYYNRCVLEAEWPQDMPSGSQLLWNKLRVAVLGAALFRQAGAQRAARAALSGSGTLPRVRTVGGEGADLSALALAEPTRSRSSLDSASEAGGAGASAFEALVRRGNIVRAATAHPRHHQLSAHAGILISGLPSDPDLTRTTRPRSNSLGNEETQQSLSISEKRQTIHVSPDSPSDLRILTRSESFAGDAQIVQNLQRLSFSSGTSNPKSRCSRTLSFPEEPEKEAAATDPLEPTKSSPLKLSPRTPVLADDPLGALSACAAPPPRAPPRAPEPAPPPRHDLSVSPKLFHRRSGSFQEETSPLTGSETAPATVSSGLASIGNTLKISFGRFSPARLSLRKENMNIGKAMIENYLSPTSIAGKKSNELLQSGLSSLKSAATSMAKKFDEMKEVISANSTPVKGAIGNATSALTSFMTEDDSADGSSELNPDEFTLGSGFRRASSDAELACSMERGSLATLLAHLPDNLYPSAQDNSKLDNPSIEVHITSCSQCHQCLAYLYDEDIMAGWAADDSNLNTRCTACGRHTVPLLSIQVIRIGQTQAETLSVPYLNPLVLRKEFESILGREGDSCLAEPEFVESHPIVYWNLVWFLERANIENHLPDLLSPDYSAKYQSSDPLPDVDKPTGVAVVCAWEGEGEAPALHRAWRGRLQPRSRTLRALLLTDHDCTKHYSVVLAVLDGLLSNDLSDAIRKLASWRESTCGNKRYYSYYRDILFLAMAALGEQNIDFVALQNEYTRALDQLGTEARPQDLPPSPTAICCRHYFKRLRLTVHE; via the exons ATGTCATGGAGTAAAGAACCCTTAAATATACCGATCGAACGTTACATAACACATTTGTTAGAGGAAGTGCCCTTCCCCGAACCGAGAATATTATTGcag CTGTCACCGACGAACCCCCACGATCGTGTCATCGTGACCTGCCGTGAGGATCAACCCCTGGTCCGCAGCGGGGCCGGCTTCAGACAGCTACTACTGAACCTGGGACCAGACAACTGCCTCCTGCTACTTGCACTGGCCATCACTGAACAGAAGATACTCATACATTCATTGAG GCCAGACACGTTGACTGCTGTATCCGAAGCAGTGTCAAGTCTCCTGTTCCCATTTAAGTGGCAGTGTCCATACATACCTCTTTGCCCTCTAG gcTTAGCAGAAGTCCTCCATGCGCCGTTGCCGTATCTCATAGGCGTGGATTCGAGGTTCTTTGACCTCTACGAGCCCCCACCGGATGTCACGTGCGTCGATCTCGACACTAATAATATTACT atatgTGAATCCCAACgacatatatcattaaaaattctaCCGAAACGACAAGCGAGAACGCTCCGCCAGACGCTTGAACAGCTATTCTCCAGCATACGACCCG cctCACCTGTCCATTCATCGAACGATAGTAAATATAACGGAGAACCCACAACGAGTTTAGATCGAGATTTtcagaaaagaaagaaagag CAAGCTTTAGAATTGAAGATCCAGGAAGCGTTTCTACGGTTCATGGCGGTGACTCTTCAGGGTTACCGCAGCTACCTCATACCGATCACAAAAGCACCCACCGTTGGTACCACCGATCCGCACGCCTTATTCCACATGGACGCATTCTTGAGATCTAGAGACAAG ACGTACCAGCGGTTCTACGCGCTGATAATGCGCACGCAGATGTTCACGCGCTTCATCGAGGAGCGTTCGTTCGTGTGCGACGTGGACCAGGGTTTAACGTTCTTCGACGAGTGCACGGAGCGCGTGGGCGCAGACGAGCCGCTTCTCGGCCACGACGCAGCCAACGCCTCCGAGCGCACCGTGTTCGTGCTGCCGCCCGACCCGCCCGACCCCG AGGGGCAGTACACGTACGAGAAGCTGGTGCTGGACGAGCGGCTGGCCACGCGCGGGCGCGAGGGCCGATCGctgcgcgccgcgccgcccgccgcgctcgCCTCCGCCGAGTCGCTGGCCGACGCCTCGCCCATGGCGCGCCGCACCAAGAACGAGATCGTCGCTGCGCAGCG TTTGGCCCGCAAAGCAAGTCTCTCGCCCGAAGCGTGGGCGAAATGTCTATTGGGCGCGTGTTATTCGCTTTATTTCCTGGCGCTGCCGTGTCGCCTCATACTGTGTCGGGGAAAGGAACACGCAACGCTCCGCAGCGCTTACGAGCTGCTGGAACGTGCAACTAAACTGAGAGTGCCGTGCGATGAG GTATGCTACAGAGTAATGATGCAGCTATGCGGTATTCACTCCTTGCCAGTACTCGCCGTACAGTTGCTGTTTCTGATGAAGAGAGCTGGACTACAGCCCAACGCCCTCACATACGGTTACTACAACCGGTGCGTGCTCGAAGCTGAGTGGCCGCAAGATATGCCAAG CGGCTCGCAGCTGCTGTGGAACAAGCTGCGCGTGGCGGTGCTGGGCGCCGCGCTGTTCCGCCAGGCTGGGGCGCAGCgggccgcgcgcgccgcgctcAGCG GCTCCGGTACTTTGCCACGAGTGCGTACTGTGGGCGGTGAGGGCGCGGACTTATCGGCACTGGCGTTAGCCGAACCCACTCGTAGCAGGTCTAGTCTCGATTCTG CGAGcgaggcgggcggcgcgggggcgAGCGCGTTCGAGGCGCTCGTGCGGCGCGGGAACATCGTGCGCGCCGCCACCGCGCACCCGCGACACCACCAACTGTCCGCGCACGCCGGCATCCTCATCTCCG GGCTGCCGTCCGATCCCGATCTCACGAGAACCACGCGGCCCAGAAGTAATTCGCTGGGTAACGAGGAAACTCAGCAGTCGCTATCCATCAGCGAGAAGAGACAG ACGATCCATGTGAGTCCAGATAGTCCGTCTGATCTACGTATCCTCACACGATCCGAGAGTTTCGCAGGAGATGCGCAAATAGTTCAGAACTTACAGAGGCTATCGTTCTCTAGTG GCACGTCAAATCCTAAGTCCCGGTGTTCAAGAACGCTGAGCTTTCCCGAGGAACCGGAGAAAGAGGCGGCCGCTACTGATCCCTTGGAGCCGACAAAATCATCACCCCTTAA GCTGTCGCCGCGCACGCCGGTGCTGGCGGACGACCCGCTGGGCGCGCTGAGCGCGTGCGCGGCGCCGCCCCCCCGCGCGCCCCCCCGCGCGCCCGAGCCCGCGCCGCCCCCGCGCCACGACCTCAGCGTCAGCCCCAAGCTGTTCCACCGACGCAGCGGCTCCTTCCAGGAGGAGACCTCGCCGCTCACTGG GAGCGAGACGGCGCCCGCCACCGTGTCGTCCGGCCTCGCCAGTATCGGTAACACGCTCAAGATCAGCTTCGG ACGCTTTTCGCCTGCAAGGCTGTCGTTGCGCAAGGAAAACATGAATATCGGCAAAGCAATGATCGAGAACTACCTCAG CCCAACAAGTATAGCGGGTAAGAAGTCAAACGAGCTACTTCAAAGCGGTCTCAGTAGTCTCAAGTCCGCGGCGACCAGTATGGCGAAGAAGTTTGACGAAATGAAAGAGGTCATATCAGCGAACTCGACTCCGGTTAAAGGCGCCATCGGCAACGCTACGAGCGCCCTGACCAGCTTCATGACGGAGGATGATTCAGCGGACGGGTCGTCGGAATTGAATCCAGATG AGTTCACCCTGGGGTCCGGGTTCCGGCGCGCGTCGAGCGACGCGGAGCTGGCGTGCAGCATGGAGCGCGGCTCGCTGGCCACGCTGCTGGCGCACCTGCCAGACAATCTCTACCCGTCCGCC CAGGACAATTCGAAGCTGGACAACCCATCGATAGAAGTCCACATAACGTCGTGCTCGCAGTGTCACCAGTGCCTGGCGTACCTCTACGATGAAGACATAATGGCTGGCTGGGCGGCCGACGACTCCAACCTCAACACGCGCTGTACTGCCTGCGGCCGACACACCGTACCCCTTCTATCAATACAA gtGATTCGAATAGGACAAACGCAAGCAGAAACATTGAGCGTGCCTTATTTAAATCCATTGGTTCTGAGGAAAGAGTTCGAATCTATTTTAG gTAGGGAAGGCGATTCCTGTTTGGCTGAACCGGAATTCGTAGAATCGCATCCTATAGTGTATTGGAATTTGGTTTGGTTCTTGGAACGTGCGAATATTGAGAATCACCTCCCGGATTTGTTAAGTCCCGATTACTCTGCGAAGTATCAGAGTTCCGATCCCTTGCCGGATGTAGACAAACCTACTG GCGTGGCGGTGGTGTGCGCGTGGGAGGGCGAGGGCGAAGCGCCGGCGCTGCACCGCGCGTGGCGCGGCCGCCTGCAGCCGCGCTCGCGCACGCTGCGCGCGCTACTACTCACCGACCACGACTGCACCAAGCACTACTC aGTCGTTCTGGCCGTGTTGGACGGTCTCCTGAGTAATGATCTCTCCGACGCGATAAGGAAATTGGCCTCATGGCGAGAATCCACTTGCGGAAATAAACGCTACTATTCGTACTACAG ggaTATCCTCTTCCTGGCAATGGCGGCTTTGGGCGAACAGAACATTGACTTCGTGGCTTTGCAGAACGAGTACACTCGCGCCCTCGACCAACTCGGCACAGAGGCCAGGCCCCAGGACCTACCGCCTTCGCCGACGGCCATATGCTGCAGACATTACTTCAAGAGATTGCGTTTGACTGTAcacgaataa